Proteins encoded in a region of the Watersipora subatra chromosome 5, tzWatSuba1.1, whole genome shotgun sequence genome:
- the LOC137396419 gene encoding T-cell immunomodulatory protein-like: MVVILTLLTTFIFICINASQTHQPFQPAPTNQFKEHNYVRIAAFADVNSDKTTDLLMVSIADQALQVFYGGDEKTGTPILQLLSVNRTANLQTVVPGDFNGDLATDFLLVYEQPQDDLYSIELCIGSPSTLVHYNCQNAVNESIGEPFILDYNGNMRPDILFISSDETFILLEYEPDGRNFSEKVITDLSETKLLPSHSSAFVDLNQDLSADVALTTEKGIAIFLNKDGMINWQMDCTVEWMKNAEKESSFIGKTSFIDYDADSYIDMLTSLTLDGVTTIYVMDGKVLNIWFKGGCKDSLKDRWRKLLDLSTDWVINPQDDWLRGGDVDNDGFSDLLVTLMEKATGNLRPFILHNVECDGACLPDTRIFSIQWDWLPVEYNISQVAFFDIQHDGRLDVLCNSNAAAGGELHLLINDIAKQSCFVSVKVGSGLCPYEKNSGCSKTYGNIVGPTIAYSSTNPDGSSALGTATQLSQSSNGALQLPYVQFGLGTTPNFVDSLTVGIVRQKDQVEWKQTWKTIVPNSHLVVVPQPPDKPGQWLMHLYVTPSQLVLVTGLVLLGLCALVAIIIALLHIKEKYHDRQVKLQESHRFHFSAM, from the exons ATGGTAGTCATTCTGACGCTATTAAccacatttatatttatttgtataaacGCTTCACAAACACATCAGCCGTTTCAACCAGCACCAACAAACCAATTTAAAGAGCATAATTATGTAAGGATTGCTGCCTTTGCAGACGTGAATTCTGACAAAACAACCGATCTGCTCATGGTTTCAATTGCAG ACCAGGCCCTGCAAGTTTTCTATGGCGGTGATGAGAAAACTGGCACACCAATTCTTCAGCTTCTTAGTGTCAATAGAACAGCCAATCTACAAACTGTTGTACCCGGTGATTTTAACGGCGATTTAGCCACTGACTTCCTTCTCGTATACGAACAACCTCAAGATGACCTCTACTCGATAGAGCTGTGCATTGGAAGTCCATCAACCCTTGTTCACTACAATTGTCAAAATGCAGTAAATGAAAGCATTGGAGAGCCTTTCATCCTTGA CTATAATGGGAATATGAGGCCGGATATACTTTTCATCAGTTCAGACGAAACTTTTATTCTGCTGGAGTATGAGCCTGATGGCAG GAATTTCAGTGAGAAAGTTATCACTGATTTATCGGAGACGAAGCTTCTACCCTCCCACTCTAGTGCGTTTGTCGACCTCAATCAAGATCTCTCCGCAG ATGTGGCTCTGACGACCGAGAAAGGAATCGCAATCTTTCTCAACAAG GATGGGATGATAAACTGGCAAATGGATTGCACTGTTGAGTGGATGAAAAATGCAGAAAAGGAAAGCTCATTTATTGGCAAAACTTCTTTTATAGACTACG ATGCTGACTCTTACATAGACATGCTGACAAGCCTAACTTTAGACGGTGTTACTACTATCTATGTTATGGATGGGAAGGTCCTGAACATCTGGTTTAAGGGTGGCTGTAAG GACAGCTTGAAAGACAGGTGGCGCAAGTTGCTCGATTTGAGTACTGACTGGGTTATTAACCCTCAAGATGACTGGCTGAGAGGTGGTGACGTGGACAATGATGGATTTTCAGACTTGCTGGTCACCCTCATGGAAAAAGCAACTGG GAACTTGAGGCCTTTTATACTTCACAATGTGGAATGCGATGGAGCTTGTTTACCCGATACTAGAATTTTCTCTATTCAGTGGGATTGGCTTCCTGTTGAATACAACATCAGCCAAGTCGCATTCTTTGACATCCAGCATGAT GGGCGTCTGGATGTTCTCTGCAATTCTAATGCCGCTGCTGGTGGTGAACTTCATTTACTCATCAATGACATCGCTAAGCAATCCTGCTTTGTCTCCGTAAAAG TTGGCAGTGGCCTGTGTCCTTATGAAAAAAACTCCGGCTGTAGCAAG ACGTATGGCAACATAGTAGGTCCGACAATAGCGTACAGCTCAACCAATCCAGATGGCAGTTCCGCCTTGGGCACTGCAACCCAACTCTCCCAGTCTTCTAACGGGGCCCTTCAGCTGCCTTATGTACAATTTGGCCTTGGAACTACTCCTAACTTTGTAGATAGTCTTACAGTCGGCATTGTGAGACAGAAAG ATCAAGTAGAGTGGAAGCAGACCTGGAAGACCATAGTTCCAAACTCTCATCTTGTGGTTGTGCCACAACCTCCTGACAAGCCTGGCCA GTGGCTTATGCATCTTTATGTGACACCAAGTCAGCTAGTTTTAGTAACTGGTCTTGTGTTACTTGGACTATGCGCTCTTGTGGCCATCATCATAGCTCTCTTGCACATCAAGGAGAAG TACCATGACCGGCAAGTCAAACTTCAGGAGTCTCACAGGTTCCACTTCAGTGCAATGTAA